A region of Toxorhynchites rutilus septentrionalis strain SRP chromosome 1, ASM2978413v1, whole genome shotgun sequence DNA encodes the following proteins:
- the LOC129778540 gene encoding dehydrodolichyl diphosphate synthase complex subunit Nus1, which produces MSSKPQLSNSPAGALLLLVHLLCSLVERVFLAGRWIRQKFGILRRKNVPVQGQPAKSGEYRSTQQLQLDSDSYISYGVRKLEKIPSHLVVMLGPEIADYEQLANFVFWGMAAGVGHVSFYDHRGTLKRNHHQMLNYVSKRPRGDSEQIVWTPQLKTSNGFLPPRNGYRRRVVVSFYSLEDGKHQLASTARTIASALRNRFISAPAEVTIEMVNRKLQHRYHQVPDPELAVYFGNILSTYGMLPWQIRLTEFVRLDVGSLAELNAGHFLKCLYQYAKCEQRFGK; this is translated from the exons ATGTCGTCAAAACCGCAGCTCAGTAATTCACCGGCGGGGGCACTTTTGCTTCTAGTTCATCTGCTCTGCTCCTTGGTGGAGCGTGTATTCCTCGCCGGACGTTGGATCCGGCAGAAATTCGGCATCCTTCGGCGGAAGAATGTACCCGTTCAGGGACAGCCGGCGAAAAGTGGGGAGTATCGCAGCACACAGCAGCTCCAGCTGGACAGTGATTCCTATATATCGTATGGAGTGCGAAAGTTGGAGAAGATTCCTTCGCATTTGGTTGTAATGCTTGGTCCAGAGATAGCAGACTACGAACAACTGGCTAATTTTGTTTTCTGGGGTATGGCTGCTGGTGTTGGGCATGTGAGTTTTTACGATCATAGGG GTACACTAAAACGCAATCATCACCAAATGCTGAACTATGTGAGTAAACGACCCCGCGGTGATAGCGAACAAATTGTTTGGACCCCTCAGCTAAAAACGAGCAATGGGTTTCTTCCCCCACGGAATGGCTATCGCCGTCGGGTTGTGGTCAGCTTCTACTCGTTAGAAGATGGCAAACACCAGCTGGCATCTACCGCCAGGACTATCGCCAGTGCGTTGCGGAACAGATTCATATCGGCGCCAGCGGAAGTAACCATCGAGATGGTTAACCGAAAGCTACAGCACCGATACCACCAGGTTCCCGATCCAGAGCTAGCCGTTTACTTTGGTAATATACTCTCAACGTACGGGATGCTTCCCTGGCAGATCAGACTGACGGAGTTTGTTCGTCTAGACGTTGGCAGCTTAGCGGAACTAAACGCGGGACACTTTTTGAAATGCCTGTATCAATACGCCAAGTGCGAGCAGCGTTTCGGGAAGTGA